CGATGCCGACAAGGTAGTCCGGGCCGTGCTTCTGGAATCGCTCGACGTACCACTCCACGGGCTGCCGCGTCCACCAGTTCGCGTCAATGCCCGGATGATTCAGAAACGCCAAGCCGCCTCGTTTCTTGACCTCCAGCAGCAACGCGTCCTCGTCCATCTCGCGATCCGGGGCGCCGAAGCCATTGAAGAAGCTGTTGATGTGGTGCCGGTAAGAAAGCTCGTTCCCTTCGATACCCACCATCCCCAGGTCTTGCGGCGCGGGTCCGCCAAAGTCGGCCCACGGCCATGTGGTGTTGGCCGGATAGTCCGCCGGCTTGGGGTCCGGGAAAGGCGACGCCTGCTCTTTGGGTACGCGCCCGCCCTCCACATGCCGGTTGGGCTTCATGTTGTCATGATCGGTAATGGAGAGGATCGTGAATCCAGCCTTGTGATACGCGGCAAGCACCTCTTCGAGGCGATGGTGCCCGTCGCTCTGCAGCGTATGCACGTGCAGCGCCGCCCTGTGATGCTGCACCGTTGACCAATCGACGCCTTCATAGGGGTTCACCACGATAGTGCGCGCTGGTTCCGAGCTGGCGGCGCAGCCAGCCGCGATCGCAGCGATGCCGATGCACAGTCCGGCCAAGACAATCCCTACAATCCGACGGAAACATGACATGGCAATCCCCTTTCGTTTGCATCTACTTCGTCGATCATTCATCCAGTTCGTGATTCACTTTCAGCTTCGCAACAAACTCCGGCGTGAGTTTCACGCCTCTTGCCTTCAGGTGCCTGACTATCTCTCTGCTCAGTCCTGTGTTGAGATGGTAATGCCGCAGCGATTTGTTGATCTCCACAAAGCCGAAGCGGTCCACCATCTCCGGCGCCGGCTTGCCATCGACAATGGGGGCATGGATCGTACAGTTGGTCAAACGCGTCCCCAGCGTGCTGTCCAGAGAGTAGAAACGCGGCCCCGCCGCCCGGACATCGGGTTGAAACCGGCAGTCGGAAAACGCCAGCTCCCCGCGCAGGTCGGGAGCGTCGAATGCGTTCACCGAACAGCGCTGCAGGAACGCGCTGGCCGCACAGCCGCTCAAAACGATGGTCACATTCTCGCAATCCGTGAAGATCACCTTCGGCACCAGCGCCCTCTGATCGGCGTACTCAATAGGGCTTGCACCGCCGATCTGGAGGTGGACTTGTGCGACATCGCCGGGACGTGCCGGATACGTCTTCTCGAGCTGAACCTTGTCGCATACCAGGATGCAATTGGTCTGAATCCAACTGTCGTCGCAGACGCCGGGCCGCCGCACGTCGTAGTGGCCG
The nucleotide sequence above comes from Anaerobaca lacustris. Encoded proteins:
- a CDS encoding PHP domain-containing protein translates to MSCFRRIVGIVLAGLCIGIAAIAAGCAASSEPARTIVVNPYEGVDWSTVQHHRAALHVHTLQSDGHHRLEEVLAAYHKAGFTILSITDHDNMKPNRHVEGGRVPKEQASPFPDPKPADYPANTTWPWADFGGPAPQDLGMVGIEGNELSYRHHINSFFNGFGAPDREMDEDALLLEVKKRGGLAFLNHPGIDANWWTRQPVEWYVERFQKHGPDYLVGIEVTNCSVPTEKYDEGLWDQLLARFMPHRPIWGFGTDDMHTLNSVRESDAVFPLNRLSEANVRLAMETGRFYFRKSSRRDDFRQRRRPEELFPQIKAIRVDAKAGTITIDASNYDTIKWISAPESLEPQADYKTSNAPWPLGRVVHVGKTLNYRQTPGIGNYVRVELHRRDGEDLFRTFTNPFGFAAAQ